A section of the Macaca thibetana thibetana isolate TM-01 chromosome 10, ASM2454274v1, whole genome shotgun sequence genome encodes:
- the LOC126929225 gene encoding uncharacterized protein LOC126929225 — protein MFQLPRLRFQVWRLPCFMVRVMVELFQLQVGCHHLLLPDVSWHLSFFSLTTLKKRACERRGTIQDVPGLWTILFFPSVRAWITVPQALRYKRITWDLDKMQIHVQQPWRSAFLMSSRKTLALLGGEGLAGNSRCCLRDGLLLHCQ, from the exons ATGTTTCAGCTGCCCAGGTTGCGGTTCCAAGTATGGAGGCTTCCATGTTTCATGGTCAGGGTCATGGTGGAGCTGTTTCAGCTGCAGGTGGGATGCCACCATTTGCTCCTCCCTGATGTCTCCTGGCACCTTTCATTCTTCAGTCTCACCACTCTGAAGAAGCGTGCTTGCGAGCGCCGCGGGACGATCCAGGACGTTCCAGGATTGTGGACGATCCTGTTCTTCCCATCTGTGAG GGCCTGGATCACAGTTCCTCAAGCTTTGCGATACAAACGAATCACCTGGGATTtggataaaatgcagattcacgtTCAGCAGCCCTGGCGTTCTGCATTTCTCATGAGCTCCAGGAAGACACTGGCGCTGCTGGGTGGTGAGGGATTGGCAGGCAATTCCAGGTGTTGCCTTAGAGATGGCCTGCTATTGCACTGCCAGTAG